In Oryza glaberrima chromosome 8, OglaRS2, whole genome shotgun sequence, the following are encoded in one genomic region:
- the LOC127783224 gene encoding protein MKS1-like, giving the protein MEQQLSSPSASQRGGGRELQGPRPAPLKVRKESHKIRKQEPVQQLRQPVIIYTMSPKVVHANAADFMSVVQRLTGAPPTAPPQPQPHHPTLLAQMPPQPSFPFHLQQQDAWPQQQHSPAAIEQAAARSSGADLPPLPSILSPVPGTVLPAIPASFFSPPSLISPVPFLGATTTSSAAPSTSPSPMGGSAYYWDLFNMQQQQHYHHQN; this is encoded by the coding sequence ATGGAGCAGCAGttgtcctcgccgtcggcgtcgcagcgtggcggcgggagggagcTGCAGGGTCCACGGCCGGCGCCGCTCAAGGTCCGCAAGGAGTCTCACAAGATCAGGAAGCAGGAGCCGGTGCAGCAGCTCCGGCAGCCGGTCATCATCTACACCATGTCGCCCAAGGTCGTCCACGCCAACGCCGCCGACTTCATGTCCGTCGTGCAGCGCCTCACCGGCGCCCCGCCCACcgcaccgccgcagccgcagccgcaccACCCCACGCTCTTGGCGCAgatgccgccgcagccgtcgttCCCTTTCCACCTCCAACAGCAAGATGCTTGGCCCCAGCAGCAGCACTCGCCCGCCGCCATCGAGCAAGCGGCAGCACGGAGCTCCGGCGCCGATCTGCCACCGTTGCCGAGCATCCTGTCGCCGGTGCCGGGGACAGTACTGCCAGCTATCCCGGCGAGCTTCTTCTCCCCGCCGTCGTTGATCAGCCCCGTGCCATTTCTTGGTGCAACGACTACTTCTTCTGCtgcgccgtcgacgtcgccgtctccaATGGGCGGCAGCGCCTACTATTGGGATCTCTTCaacatgcagcagcagcagcactacCACcaccaaaattaa
- the LOC127782490 gene encoding serine/threonine-protein kinase STY46-like isoform X2, with protein sequence MEMEAEDWGESSSPPRPHPEADMVNKEKDPEEMKRKLKERILELEKEEVPLPDDASAFVHHLSRLPKRYLFDLGVDRVDDVLLHWRILTHCAHPQNRPVFHARFQKSIPLPDSDFDPCQRLMEDLSLERRRRNDTGDNTGSMSISSRYPKTKLIHEIIFSSLDKPKLLSRLTLLLSEVGLNIREAHVYSTTDGFCLDVFVVDGWDTEETDDLIIKIKEALSHKNASPSNSTNSSASTNQQKIAELQQQVGDSEIDWNLLTTGEKIATGSSADLYRGTYNGLDVAVKILRDSHFNNPSEVEFLQEILILRSVNHENVLQFYGACTRPQKYCIVTEYMPGGNLYDFLHKQNNVLDLLTILRIAISISKGMNYLHQNNIIHRDLKTANLLMGYHQVVKIADFGVARQGNQEGQMTAETGTYRWMAPEIINHKPYDNKADVFSFAIVLWELVTLKVPYDNMTPLQAALGVRQRLSSNLKTSYSMPRQTAGEPVGVLELRYRRNHLDRVSYQRLSCSFVFFLFGKTG encoded by the exons ATGGAAATGGAGGCGGAGGATTGGGGGGAGAGCTcgtcgccgccacggccacACCCAGAGGCAGACATGGTGAATAAAGAGAAGGACCCCGAGGAGATGAAGAGGAAGCTGAAGGAGCGAATCCTGGAGCTGGAGAAGGAGGAGGTCCCCCTCCCCGACGACGCCTCCGCCTTCGTCCACCACCTGTCGCGCCTCCCCAAAAGGTATCTCTTCGACCTCGGCGTTGACAGGGTGGACGACGTCCTCCTCCACTGGAGGATCCTCACCCACTGCGCCCACCCACAGAATCGCCCCGTCTTCCACGCCCGCTTCCAAAAGTCCATTCCTCTCCCGGATTCCGATTTCGATCCATGCCAGAGGCTCATGGAAGACCTCAGCttggagagaagaagaagaaacgaCACAGGAGACAACACCGGCTCCATGTCCATCTCCTCTAG GTACCCCAAAACTAAGCTTATTCATGAGATTATCTTCTCTTCCCTGGACAAGCCCAAGCTTCTTAGCAGG CTCACTCTACTCTTGTCTGAGGTTGGACTGAATATTCGTGAAGCCCATGTTTACTCCACAACTGATGGCTTCTGTTTGGACGTTTTTGTTGTTGATGGCTGGGACACAGAG GAGACAGATGATTTGATCATCAAGATTAAGGAGGCATTGTCGCACAAAAAT GCATCACCATCTAATTCAACAAATTCTTCAGCCTCGACAAATCAGCAGAAAATAGCTGAGCTACAACAGCAGGTTGGAGATTCTGAAATTGACTGGAACTTGCTAACAACAGGGGAAAAGATTGCTACTGGATCTTCTGCTGACTT GTATCGAGGAACTTACAATGGTCTTGATGTTGCTGTAAAGATTCTCAGAGATTCTCATTTCAACAATCCGTCAGAAGTTGAGTTCTTACAGGAAATACTTATTCTAAG GAGTGTTAATCATGAAAATGTTCTTCAATTTTATGGGGCATGCACAAGGCCTCAAAAGTATTGCATTGTAACAG AATACATGCCTGGAGGGAATTTATATGACTTTCTTCACAagcaaaataatgttttggaCCTCCTTACGATTTTAAGGATTGCTATCAGTATTTCAAAGGGGATGAATTATCTGCATCAGAATAACATCATTCATAGAGATCTGAAGACTGCAAACCTGCTCATGGGCTATCATCAA GTTGTGAAGATCGCAGACTTTGGTGTGGCTCGACAAGGAAATCAAGAGGGACAAATGACTGCTGAAACTGGAACCTATAGATGGATGGCACCCGAG ATCATTAACCATAAGCCTTATGATAACAAAGCAGATGTGTTCAGCTTTGCTATTGTTCTGTGGGAGCTGGTAACTTTGAAG GTCCCATACGATAACATGACGCCCTTGCAGGCTGCACTAGGAGTAAGGCAG AGATTGTCATCGAACTTGAAGACATCTTACAGCATGCCCAG GCAAACAGCAGGGGAGCCAGTCGGCGTTCTAGAGCTAAGATACAGAAGAAATCACCTCGATAGAGTATCATACCAAAGGTTATCTtgctcttttgttttctttctttttggtaAAACAGGCTAA
- the LOC127782490 gene encoding serine/threonine-protein kinase STY8-like isoform X1: protein MEMEAEDWGESSSPPRPHPEADMVNKEKDPEEMKRKLKERILELEKEEVPLPDDASAFVHHLSRLPKRYLFDLGVDRVDDVLLHWRILTHCAHPQNRPVFHARFQKSIPLPDSDFDPCQRLMEDLSLERRRRNDTGDNTGSMSISSRYPKTKLIHEIIFSSLDKPKLLSRLTLLLSEVGLNIREAHVYSTTDGFCLDVFVVDGWDTEETDDLIIKIKEALSHKNASPSNSTNSSASTNQQKIAELQQQVGDSEIDWNLLTTGEKIATGSSADLYRGTYNGLDVAVKILRDSHFNNPSEVEFLQEILILRSVNHENVLQFYGACTRPQKYCIVTEYMPGGNLYDFLHKQNNVLDLLTILRIAISISKGMNYLHQNNIIHRDLKTANLLMGYHQVVKIADFGVARQGNQEGQMTAETGTYRWMAPEIINHKPYDNKADVFSFAIVLWELVTLKVPYDNMTPLQAALGVRQGFRLEIPSSVNPRLSKLIQRCWDEDPDVRPVFAEIVIELEDILQHAQANSRGASRRSRAKIQKKSPR from the exons ATGGAAATGGAGGCGGAGGATTGGGGGGAGAGCTcgtcgccgccacggccacACCCAGAGGCAGACATGGTGAATAAAGAGAAGGACCCCGAGGAGATGAAGAGGAAGCTGAAGGAGCGAATCCTGGAGCTGGAGAAGGAGGAGGTCCCCCTCCCCGACGACGCCTCCGCCTTCGTCCACCACCTGTCGCGCCTCCCCAAAAGGTATCTCTTCGACCTCGGCGTTGACAGGGTGGACGACGTCCTCCTCCACTGGAGGATCCTCACCCACTGCGCCCACCCACAGAATCGCCCCGTCTTCCACGCCCGCTTCCAAAAGTCCATTCCTCTCCCGGATTCCGATTTCGATCCATGCCAGAGGCTCATGGAAGACCTCAGCttggagagaagaagaagaaacgaCACAGGAGACAACACCGGCTCCATGTCCATCTCCTCTAG GTACCCCAAAACTAAGCTTATTCATGAGATTATCTTCTCTTCCCTGGACAAGCCCAAGCTTCTTAGCAGG CTCACTCTACTCTTGTCTGAGGTTGGACTGAATATTCGTGAAGCCCATGTTTACTCCACAACTGATGGCTTCTGTTTGGACGTTTTTGTTGTTGATGGCTGGGACACAGAG GAGACAGATGATTTGATCATCAAGATTAAGGAGGCATTGTCGCACAAAAAT GCATCACCATCTAATTCAACAAATTCTTCAGCCTCGACAAATCAGCAGAAAATAGCTGAGCTACAACAGCAGGTTGGAGATTCTGAAATTGACTGGAACTTGCTAACAACAGGGGAAAAGATTGCTACTGGATCTTCTGCTGACTT GTATCGAGGAACTTACAATGGTCTTGATGTTGCTGTAAAGATTCTCAGAGATTCTCATTTCAACAATCCGTCAGAAGTTGAGTTCTTACAGGAAATACTTATTCTAAG GAGTGTTAATCATGAAAATGTTCTTCAATTTTATGGGGCATGCACAAGGCCTCAAAAGTATTGCATTGTAACAG AATACATGCCTGGAGGGAATTTATATGACTTTCTTCACAagcaaaataatgttttggaCCTCCTTACGATTTTAAGGATTGCTATCAGTATTTCAAAGGGGATGAATTATCTGCATCAGAATAACATCATTCATAGAGATCTGAAGACTGCAAACCTGCTCATGGGCTATCATCAA GTTGTGAAGATCGCAGACTTTGGTGTGGCTCGACAAGGAAATCAAGAGGGACAAATGACTGCTGAAACTGGAACCTATAGATGGATGGCACCCGAG ATCATTAACCATAAGCCTTATGATAACAAAGCAGATGTGTTCAGCTTTGCTATTGTTCTGTGGGAGCTGGTAACTTTGAAG GTCCCATACGATAACATGACGCCCTTGCAGGCTGCACTAGGAGTAAGGCAG GGATTTCGCTTGGAGATTCCCTCAAGTGTGAACCCGAGATTGTCAAAACTGATTCAGCGGTGTTGGGACGAAGATCCTGATGTCCGGCCTGTTTTTGCAGAGATTGTCATCGAACTTGAAGACATCTTACAGCATGCCCAG GCAAACAGCAGGGGAGCCAGTCGGCGTTCTAGAGCTAAGATACAGAAGAAATCACCTCGATAG
- the LOC127782490 gene encoding serine/threonine-protein kinase STY17-like isoform X4: protein MEDLSLERRRRNDTGDNTGSMSISSRYPKTKLIHEIIFSSLDKPKLLSRLTLLLSEVGLNIREAHVYSTTDGFCLDVFVVDGWDTEETDDLIIKIKEALSHKNASPSNSTNSSASTNQQKIAELQQQVGDSEIDWNLLTTGEKIATGSSADLYRGTYNGLDVAVKILRDSHFNNPSEVEFLQEILILRSVNHENVLQFYGACTRPQKYCIVTEYMPGGNLYDFLHKQNNVLDLLTILRIAISISKGMNYLHQNNIIHRDLKTANLLMGYHQVVKIADFGVARQGNQEGQMTAETGTYRWMAPEIINHKPYDNKADVFSFAIVLWELVTLKVPYDNMTPLQAALGVRQGFRLEIPSSVNPRLSKLIQRCWDEDPDVRPVFAEIVIELEDILQHAQANSRGASRRSRAKIQKKSPR from the exons ATGGAAGACCTCAGCttggagagaagaagaagaaacgaCACAGGAGACAACACCGGCTCCATGTCCATCTCCTCTAG GTACCCCAAAACTAAGCTTATTCATGAGATTATCTTCTCTTCCCTGGACAAGCCCAAGCTTCTTAGCAGG CTCACTCTACTCTTGTCTGAGGTTGGACTGAATATTCGTGAAGCCCATGTTTACTCCACAACTGATGGCTTCTGTTTGGACGTTTTTGTTGTTGATGGCTGGGACACAGAG GAGACAGATGATTTGATCATCAAGATTAAGGAGGCATTGTCGCACAAAAAT GCATCACCATCTAATTCAACAAATTCTTCAGCCTCGACAAATCAGCAGAAAATAGCTGAGCTACAACAGCAGGTTGGAGATTCTGAAATTGACTGGAACTTGCTAACAACAGGGGAAAAGATTGCTACTGGATCTTCTGCTGACTT GTATCGAGGAACTTACAATGGTCTTGATGTTGCTGTAAAGATTCTCAGAGATTCTCATTTCAACAATCCGTCAGAAGTTGAGTTCTTACAGGAAATACTTATTCTAAG GAGTGTTAATCATGAAAATGTTCTTCAATTTTATGGGGCATGCACAAGGCCTCAAAAGTATTGCATTGTAACAG AATACATGCCTGGAGGGAATTTATATGACTTTCTTCACAagcaaaataatgttttggaCCTCCTTACGATTTTAAGGATTGCTATCAGTATTTCAAAGGGGATGAATTATCTGCATCAGAATAACATCATTCATAGAGATCTGAAGACTGCAAACCTGCTCATGGGCTATCATCAA GTTGTGAAGATCGCAGACTTTGGTGTGGCTCGACAAGGAAATCAAGAGGGACAAATGACTGCTGAAACTGGAACCTATAGATGGATGGCACCCGAG ATCATTAACCATAAGCCTTATGATAACAAAGCAGATGTGTTCAGCTTTGCTATTGTTCTGTGGGAGCTGGTAACTTTGAAG GTCCCATACGATAACATGACGCCCTTGCAGGCTGCACTAGGAGTAAGGCAG GGATTTCGCTTGGAGATTCCCTCAAGTGTGAACCCGAGATTGTCAAAACTGATTCAGCGGTGTTGGGACGAAGATCCTGATGTCCGGCCTGTTTTTGCAGAGATTGTCATCGAACTTGAAGACATCTTACAGCATGCCCAG GCAAACAGCAGGGGAGCCAGTCGGCGTTCTAGAGCTAAGATACAGAAGAAATCACCTCGATAG
- the LOC127782490 gene encoding serine/threonine-protein kinase STY8-like isoform X3, with amino-acid sequence MEMEAEDWGESSSPPRPHPEADMVNKEKDPEEMKRKLKERILELEKEEVPLPDDASAFVHHLSRLPKRYLFDLGVDRVDDVLLHWRILTHCAHPQNRPVFHARFQKSIPLPDSDFDPCQRLMEDLSLERRRRNDTGDNTGSMSISSRYPKTKLIHEIIFSSLDKPKLLSRLTLLLSEVGLNIREAHVYSTTDGFCLDVFVVDGWDTEETDDLIIKIKEALSHKNASPSNSTNSSASTNQQKIAELQQQVGDSEIDWNLLTTGEKIATGSSADLYRGTYNGLDVAVKILRDSHFNNPSEVEFLQEILILRSVNHENVLQFYGACTRPQKYCIVTEYMPGGNLYDFLHKQNNVLDLLTILRIAISISKGMNYLHQNNIIHRDLKTANLLMGYHQVVKIADFGVARQGNQEGQMTAETGTYRWMAPEIINHKPYDNKADVFSFAIVLWELVTLKVWPWSHTIT; translated from the exons ATGGAAATGGAGGCGGAGGATTGGGGGGAGAGCTcgtcgccgccacggccacACCCAGAGGCAGACATGGTGAATAAAGAGAAGGACCCCGAGGAGATGAAGAGGAAGCTGAAGGAGCGAATCCTGGAGCTGGAGAAGGAGGAGGTCCCCCTCCCCGACGACGCCTCCGCCTTCGTCCACCACCTGTCGCGCCTCCCCAAAAGGTATCTCTTCGACCTCGGCGTTGACAGGGTGGACGACGTCCTCCTCCACTGGAGGATCCTCACCCACTGCGCCCACCCACAGAATCGCCCCGTCTTCCACGCCCGCTTCCAAAAGTCCATTCCTCTCCCGGATTCCGATTTCGATCCATGCCAGAGGCTCATGGAAGACCTCAGCttggagagaagaagaagaaacgaCACAGGAGACAACACCGGCTCCATGTCCATCTCCTCTAG GTACCCCAAAACTAAGCTTATTCATGAGATTATCTTCTCTTCCCTGGACAAGCCCAAGCTTCTTAGCAGG CTCACTCTACTCTTGTCTGAGGTTGGACTGAATATTCGTGAAGCCCATGTTTACTCCACAACTGATGGCTTCTGTTTGGACGTTTTTGTTGTTGATGGCTGGGACACAGAG GAGACAGATGATTTGATCATCAAGATTAAGGAGGCATTGTCGCACAAAAAT GCATCACCATCTAATTCAACAAATTCTTCAGCCTCGACAAATCAGCAGAAAATAGCTGAGCTACAACAGCAGGTTGGAGATTCTGAAATTGACTGGAACTTGCTAACAACAGGGGAAAAGATTGCTACTGGATCTTCTGCTGACTT GTATCGAGGAACTTACAATGGTCTTGATGTTGCTGTAAAGATTCTCAGAGATTCTCATTTCAACAATCCGTCAGAAGTTGAGTTCTTACAGGAAATACTTATTCTAAG GAGTGTTAATCATGAAAATGTTCTTCAATTTTATGGGGCATGCACAAGGCCTCAAAAGTATTGCATTGTAACAG AATACATGCCTGGAGGGAATTTATATGACTTTCTTCACAagcaaaataatgttttggaCCTCCTTACGATTTTAAGGATTGCTATCAGTATTTCAAAGGGGATGAATTATCTGCATCAGAATAACATCATTCATAGAGATCTGAAGACTGCAAACCTGCTCATGGGCTATCATCAA GTTGTGAAGATCGCAGACTTTGGTGTGGCTCGACAAGGAAATCAAGAGGGACAAATGACTGCTGAAACTGGAACCTATAGATGGATGGCACCCGAG ATCATTAACCATAAGCCTTATGATAACAAAGCAGATGTGTTCAGCTTTGCTATTGTTCTGTGGGAGCTGGTAACTTTGAAGGTTTGGCCCTG GTCCCATACGATAACATGA